A stretch of the Sulfurimonas sp. HSL3-1 genome encodes the following:
- the thrB gene encoding homoserine kinase produces MIISVPATSANLGPGFDTLGLSVDLRNRVEFKPSRFFSVSIKGEGESNPRLKGNNMFVSIFNEHYQRLTHKKQNFKFQFYNSIPLSRGLGSSSAVIVSAIATAHEAAGVRVSKRRILNHALVYESHPDNITPAVMGGFNVATVEKNKVFSQKKHLPDYLRAVVVIPDKPISTAKSRTTLPKSYSKENAVFNVSHAALTVAAFFNEDWEMLKIATQDRFHQKARMKMMPELFTIQKTAYEQGALMSTLSGSGSTFFSLCYDEDAAGLAARLEQRFPQFAVKILNLDNHGLTVER; encoded by the coding sequence TTGATTATCAGCGTTCCGGCGACCAGCGCCAACCTCGGACCGGGTTTTGACACCCTCGGTCTTTCCGTCGACCTTCGCAATCGGGTCGAATTCAAACCGTCGCGTTTTTTCAGCGTTTCCATCAAGGGCGAAGGGGAAAGCAACCCCCGTCTGAAGGGAAACAACATGTTCGTTAGCATCTTCAACGAGCACTATCAGCGCCTGACGCACAAAAAACAGAATTTCAAATTCCAGTTTTACAACAGCATCCCCCTCTCCCGGGGACTCGGCAGCTCTTCGGCCGTGATCGTCAGTGCCATCGCCACGGCGCATGAAGCGGCGGGAGTACGCGTTTCCAAACGTCGGATCCTGAACCACGCCCTTGTGTATGAGTCGCATCCGGACAATATTACGCCGGCGGTCATGGGCGGCTTCAACGTCGCTACGGTGGAGAAGAACAAGGTCTTTTCGCAAAAAAAGCACCTCCCCGATTACCTGAGGGCGGTCGTGGTCATTCCCGACAAGCCGATTTCGACGGCGAAGTCGCGCACGACGCTACCCAAGTCCTACAGCAAGGAAAACGCCGTCTTCAACGTCTCGCATGCGGCGTTGACGGTGGCGGCGTTCTTCAACGAGGATTGGGAAATGCTCAAGATCGCGACTCAGGACCGTTTTCACCAGAAAGCGCGGATGAAAATGATGCCGGAGCTCTTTACGATCCAGAAGACGGCGTATGAGCAGGGTGCACTGATGAGTACGCTCTCTGGAAGCGGGTCCACATTCTTCTCCCTGTGCTACGACGAAGACGCCGCAGGGCTTGCGGCGAGGCTTGAACAGCGCTTTCCCCAGTTTGCGGTCAAAATTCTCAACCTGGACAACCACGGCCTGACGGTCGAACGCTAA
- the plsY gene encoding glycerol-3-phosphate 1-O-acyltransferase PlsY yields the protein MDFLFNPNVQFYLLAYFVGGIPFGLVLAKLFAGVNVKEGGSKSIGATNVLRVVKETNPALAKKLGIATLLLDALKGVVVLLIAKAFGMSEAAQWGVAVLAVAGHCFSPYLWFEGGKGIATGMGVMLVMLPLETLIALAVWGILAKTVRISSVSSLSGVLALLVASFFLHPEMAHAPVILIVVLLFYKHIPNIVRLVRGEEKRVV from the coding sequence ATGGACTTCCTCTTCAATCCCAATGTACAGTTCTACCTGTTGGCTTACTTTGTAGGCGGTATCCCCTTCGGACTCGTCCTGGCCAAGCTGTTCGCCGGCGTCAATGTCAAAGAGGGCGGCTCGAAAAGCATCGGCGCGACGAACGTGCTGCGCGTCGTCAAAGAGACCAACCCCGCGCTCGCGAAAAAACTCGGCATCGCGACCCTCCTTCTCGACGCCCTCAAAGGGGTGGTCGTCCTGCTGATCGCGAAAGCCTTCGGGATGAGCGAAGCGGCGCAGTGGGGCGTGGCCGTCCTGGCCGTCGCCGGCCACTGTTTCAGCCCCTACCTCTGGTTTGAAGGGGGCAAAGGGATCGCGACGGGCATGGGCGTCATGCTCGTCATGCTGCCGCTGGAGACGCTGATCGCTCTCGCCGTCTGGGGGATCCTGGCCAAAACGGTCCGTATCTCCTCCGTCTCGTCACTGAGCGGCGTCTTGGCCCTGCTCGTGGCCAGCTTCTTCCTCCACCCGGAGATGGCGCACGCGCCGGTCATCCTGATCGTCGTGCTCCTTTTTTACAAACATATCCCCAACATCGTCCGCCTCGTCAGGGGCGAGGAGAAACGCGTCGTCTGA
- a CDS encoding M23 family metallopeptidase, giving the protein MRRRKKGYGGVMFLSILLAAIGGAVYLYTSDAFERDVPDIRIENSGYWNGEAPLKVSIDDQSGIVEYKITLMSGSNQTILSEAKSPAPEKSKQFELQVPARTIGKQTDVVTLEVEARDASRWNFFAGNRAVKRVTLKIDARRPKVGIIANSYKITKGGSALVVFEAEDENLEELYIETSFGRRFKAVPFYASNYYVALIAWPVTAERFRAYVIADDVAGNRAKAYIPLHLQEKQYRVSKIKLSDHFLNGKVSDLAQMYGAPANADMIERFRYVNETMRAQNEELIHNITAKVGDAQIDRFEQQPFYPLRNGQVVASFGDHRLYYYNGAKVSESYHLGLDLASVKMGKIKIQNPADIVFADENGIYGNMPILAHGLGLYTLYGHCSNLNVTQGEHVDAGTHIANTGMTGYAMGDHLHFGVLVQGVEVRPEEWMDKQWIRLNVSDVIKEAKKVIDRRR; this is encoded by the coding sequence ATGAGACGACGAAAAAAGGGATATGGCGGCGTGATGTTTTTGAGCATCCTGCTCGCCGCAATCGGAGGTGCGGTCTACCTGTACACCTCGGATGCGTTCGAGCGTGACGTACCGGATATCCGCATCGAAAACAGCGGTTACTGGAACGGCGAAGCCCCGCTCAAGGTCTCCATCGACGACCAGAGCGGCATCGTGGAGTACAAGATCACCCTTATGAGCGGCAGTAACCAGACGATCCTCTCCGAGGCGAAATCGCCTGCACCGGAGAAATCGAAGCAGTTTGAGCTGCAGGTCCCGGCCCGCACGATTGGCAAGCAGACCGATGTCGTTACCCTCGAAGTCGAGGCGCGCGATGCCAGTCGCTGGAACTTCTTTGCCGGGAACCGCGCGGTCAAACGTGTCACCCTGAAGATCGACGCCCGTCGACCGAAAGTGGGCATTATCGCCAACTCCTACAAGATCACGAAGGGCGGTTCGGCCCTCGTGGTGTTTGAAGCCGAGGACGAGAACCTCGAAGAGCTCTACATCGAGACGAGCTTCGGGCGTCGCTTCAAAGCTGTCCCCTTCTATGCGTCCAATTACTATGTCGCGCTGATCGCATGGCCGGTGACCGCCGAGCGTTTCCGGGCCTACGTCATCGCCGATGACGTCGCGGGCAACCGGGCGAAAGCCTACATCCCGCTGCACCTCCAGGAGAAGCAGTACCGCGTTTCGAAGATCAAACTCAGCGACCACTTTCTCAACGGAAAGGTTTCCGATCTCGCGCAGATGTACGGCGCCCCCGCCAATGCCGATATGATTGAGCGTTTCCGCTATGTGAATGAAACCATGCGCGCGCAGAACGAAGAGCTGATCCACAACATTACGGCGAAAGTCGGGGATGCCCAGATCGACCGGTTTGAGCAGCAGCCGTTCTATCCGCTGCGAAACGGACAGGTCGTCGCAAGTTTCGGCGATCATCGTCTTTACTACTACAACGGCGCGAAGGTCAGTGAATCCTACCACCTCGGGCTCGACCTCGCCAGCGTGAAAATGGGCAAGATCAAGATCCAGAACCCCGCGGATATCGTCTTCGCCGACGAGAACGGCATCTACGGTAATATGCCGATCCTGGCGCACGGTCTGGGGCTCTATACCCTTTACGGGCACTGTTCGAATCTGAACGTCACCCAGGGCGAACACGTCGATGCGGGAACGCACATCGCCAATACGGGGATGACGGGTTATGCCATGGGAGACCACCTCCACTTCGGCGTTCTGGTCCAGGGCGTGGAAGTAAGACCGGAAGAGTGGATGGATAAGCAGTGGATCCGTCTCAATGTCAGCGATGTCATCAAAGAGGCAAAAAAGGTGATCGACCGCCGCCGCTAA
- the nadC gene encoding carboxylating nicotinate-nucleotide diphosphorylase: MAEDVGRGDLYARVSEAVEASAKIYAKSDGVLAGVLYVDALAKMESIYVKWFVKEGERFAKGDVIAHFSGDSHTLLRCERTILNMMLHASSIATLTRRYVDLIEPYGTKLLDTRKTRPMLRNFEKYATRIGGAVNHRMGLDDCLMLKDTHLRTIKDLDVFMADARKRIPYTAKIEIEAETFEMAKKAMDVRADIVMCDNMTPVQLREVVVYKNTNYPYIKLEASGNISLETIESYAATGVDAISTGSLIHQANWIDLSMKMD; this comes from the coding sequence ATGGCAGAGGATGTCGGCCGCGGGGACCTCTACGCACGGGTGTCGGAGGCGGTAGAAGCTTCGGCCAAGATCTATGCCAAGAGCGACGGTGTCCTGGCAGGCGTTTTGTACGTTGATGCCCTGGCAAAGATGGAGAGCATCTACGTCAAATGGTTCGTGAAAGAGGGAGAGCGCTTTGCCAAAGGGGATGTCATCGCCCATTTCAGCGGGGATTCGCATACCCTGCTGCGCTGCGAACGCACGATCCTCAATATGATGCTGCATGCTAGTTCGATCGCGACGCTGACCCGCCGGTATGTCGACCTTATCGAACCCTACGGCACCAAATTGCTCGATACGCGTAAAACACGTCCGATGCTCCGCAACTTCGAAAAGTATGCGACGCGCATCGGCGGGGCGGTCAACCACCGCATGGGGCTGGATGACTGCCTGATGCTCAAAGATACCCACCTGCGCACGATCAAGGACCTTGACGTATTCATGGCCGACGCGCGCAAAAGGATTCCCTATACCGCCAAGATCGAGATCGAGGCGGAGACCTTTGAGATGGCGAAGAAGGCGATGGACGTGCGGGCGGACATCGTTATGTGCGACAACATGACCCCCGTGCAGCTGCGCGAAGTGGTCGTCTACAAAAACACGAACTATCCCTACATCAAGCTTGAAGCGAGCGGGAATATCTCCCTAGAGACGATCGAATCGTATGCGGCCACGGGGGTCGACGCGATCAGCACGGGTTCATTGATCCATCAGGCGAACTGGATCGATCTCTCCATGAAAATGGACTGA
- a CDS encoding DUF448 domain-containing protein, with protein MRQNYSGPVRMCVSCRKREAQNQLLRLQCAERSLRRYSGTGRSFYLCPECFTAKQTAKALARQCKSGEIERLLNELKEIITDVR; from the coding sequence ATGCGCCAAAATTATTCGGGCCCCGTTCGCATGTGCGTCAGCTGTCGGAAACGGGAAGCACAGAATCAACTGTTGAGATTGCAATGCGCCGAGCGTTCCCTGCGCCGCTATAGCGGGACGGGACGGAGCTTTTATCTGTGCCCGGAGTGTTTCACTGCAAAACAGACTGCCAAAGCGCTCGCCCGGCAATGCAAAAGCGGGGAGATCGAGCGCCTGCTGAACGAGTTAAAGGAGATCATCACGGATGTCAGATAA
- the lpxC gene encoding UDP-3-O-acyl-N-acetylglucosamine deacetylase produces the protein MKQTTIAKPVELVGIGLHKGSPVRLRLEPLEADSGIVFVRKDVGVSIPLKPENVVDTQMATVIGKDGYVISTIEHLLSAIYAYGIDNLRIIVDADEVPVMDGSSASFCLLLDEAETVEQDAPKRIMRIKKEVTIKEGDKYVKLMPSNDLRYHFTIRFKHPVISEQHFDLDFSRETYKAEIARARTFGFLHEVQYLRSKGLALGGSLENAVVLDEKKVLNPEGLRYSNEFVRHKILDAIGDMSLIGINFIGEYEAFAGSHDLNHKLTLELLKDPANYEVVEIATAEAKAMAKAYA, from the coding sequence ATGAAACAGACGACGATCGCAAAACCGGTGGAACTGGTGGGAATCGGCTTACACAAAGGTTCTCCGGTACGCCTCCGGCTTGAACCCCTGGAGGCGGACAGCGGGATCGTCTTCGTCCGCAAGGACGTCGGCGTCTCCATCCCCCTCAAGCCCGAAAACGTCGTCGACACGCAGATGGCGACGGTAATCGGAAAAGACGGCTACGTCATCTCGACGATCGAGCATCTTCTCTCAGCTATTTACGCTTACGGTATCGACAACCTCCGTATCATCGTCGACGCCGACGAAGTCCCCGTTATGGATGGCTCCAGCGCGAGTTTCTGCCTCCTGCTGGATGAAGCGGAAACGGTTGAACAGGACGCTCCGAAGCGCATTATGCGTATCAAGAAGGAAGTGACAATCAAAGAGGGTGACAAGTACGTCAAACTGATGCCCTCGAACGACTTGCGCTACCACTTCACCATCCGCTTCAAGCATCCGGTCATCTCCGAACAGCATTTTGACCTCGATTTCAGCCGCGAAACCTACAAAGCGGAGATCGCGCGTGCCCGTACCTTCGGTTTCCTGCACGAGGTTCAGTACCTTCGCTCCAAGGGGTTGGCTCTGGGCGGCAGCCTGGAGAACGCCGTCGTCTTGGACGAGAAAAAGGTGCTCAACCCCGAAGGGCTGCGCTACAGCAACGAATTCGTCCGCCACAAAATTCTCGATGCCATCGGAGACATGTCGCTGATCGGTATCAACTTTATCGGGGAGTACGAGGCCTTCGCCGGAAGCCATGACCTCAACCACAAACTGACGCTGGAACTGCTCAAAGACCCCGCGAACTACGAGGTTGTCGAGATCGCAACGGCGGAAGCGAAGGCGATGGCCAAAGCATATGCATGA
- a CDS encoding dihydroneopterin aldolase: MTIEIRALTFDCIIGILDFERVTPQRVIVDAVIDYDYEAGHFIDYAAVADHIRTQMRQEKFALVEEALEALSTTLKEAFPGIKSLSLTVAKPDILPDCRVSVTKKSNF, encoded by the coding sequence ATGACCATCGAGATCCGCGCCCTCACCTTTGACTGCATCATCGGCATCCTCGATTTCGAGCGGGTCACCCCGCAGCGCGTCATTGTCGACGCGGTCATCGACTACGACTATGAGGCAGGGCATTTCATCGACTACGCCGCCGTCGCCGACCATATCAGAACACAGATGCGGCAGGAAAAGTTCGCCCTCGTCGAAGAGGCCCTCGAAGCGCTATCTACGACACTGAAAGAAGCGTTTCCGGGCATAAAAAGCCTCTCGCTCACCGTCGCCAAACCGGACATCCTCCCCGACTGCCGGGTCTCTGTCA
- a CDS encoding DHH family phosphoesterase, giving the protein MREAIEAAEHIALIAHVHPDADSLGSACAMYAHLLRLQKRVTLFCASETIDERLFCLPWADKITSRWDETADLAIAFDCGDSARLGIVPKCTLINVDHHGSNDGFGHIKLIDKEAVSTTAVLLTWFKTEAIKINAKMATALYAGIAEDSLGFMSRRTDAAVFEMAAELAGARAEIASVNHALFLRRPLSALRLKALMLSSLALRSDARIALLEVTRAMMEQSGADDTVCDDVLQEVLGLPTVRVAVMLCEREAGALKVSLRTDDGIDVGVIAEAFGGGGHHFASGFTATGTALKRLSEKMIDIIEKELE; this is encoded by the coding sequence ATGCGCGAAGCGATCGAAGCCGCGGAACACATTGCGCTGATTGCCCACGTGCATCCGGATGCGGATTCGCTGGGCAGCGCATGCGCCATGTATGCCCACCTGCTTCGGTTGCAAAAGCGCGTGACGCTTTTTTGTGCAAGCGAAACCATCGATGAACGGTTGTTCTGTTTGCCATGGGCGGATAAGATCACATCGCGCTGGGATGAAACGGCGGACCTGGCCATCGCGTTCGACTGCGGTGATTCGGCGCGACTGGGCATTGTGCCGAAATGTACGCTGATCAATGTCGACCACCACGGCAGTAACGACGGCTTCGGGCATATCAAGCTCATTGACAAGGAAGCGGTCAGTACCACCGCTGTCCTTTTGACATGGTTCAAGACCGAAGCGATCAAAATCAACGCCAAAATGGCGACGGCGCTCTACGCCGGGATTGCCGAAGACTCTCTGGGATTTATGAGCCGCCGGACGGACGCGGCGGTTTTCGAGATGGCCGCAGAACTGGCCGGGGCTCGGGCGGAGATCGCATCGGTGAATCACGCGCTTTTCCTGCGACGTCCGCTCTCGGCACTGCGCCTTAAGGCCTTGATGCTCTCAAGCCTTGCCCTGCGCAGCGATGCACGCATCGCTTTGTTGGAGGTGACCCGGGCGATGATGGAGCAGAGCGGGGCGGACGATACGGTCTGCGACGATGTCTTGCAGGAAGTGCTGGGCCTGCCGACGGTCCGCGTGGCCGTGATGCTTTGCGAGCGTGAAGCGGGTGCGCTCAAAGTGTCGCTGCGTACCGACGACGGGATTGACGTCGGGGTGATCGCGGAGGCCTTCGGCGGCGGAGGGCACCACTTCGCATCTGGATTCACGGCAACGGGGACGGCGCTGAAGCGTCTGTCAGAAAAAATGATCGACATTATTGAAAAGGAGTTGGAATGA
- the nadA gene encoding quinolinate synthase NadA, whose protein sequence is MTDNTEELKAKIRALKEKLSVTVVAHFYQRDEVFDMGDITGDSLELAKKTMADDSEFVVFCGVGFMGQSVKVLSPEKRVVMPKIACCAMARMIDSLYFDESVKKMEEAGIAETNILPITYINSNADVKAKVGKMGGMVCTSSNAKTIIETALEEGKKILFVPDRCLGQNIANMMGLKSAVIGIDDNLSDADIICYDGFCSVHQLFSVDDIRFYRKKYPGILIAVHPECDPAIVAEADFTGSTSQLIKYIAELPEDQKVAVGTEFNLVNRLRPKNTYVLSSTKPECPTMNETTLEDLYNTLKSIDEGEPINEIHVDEETRKWAKVALDRMMAL, encoded by the coding sequence TTGACGGATAACACCGAAGAACTCAAAGCAAAGATCCGTGCGCTCAAGGAGAAGCTGAGCGTGACGGTCGTTGCACACTTCTACCAGCGCGACGAAGTCTTTGACATGGGCGACATCACCGGCGATTCGCTGGAACTGGCCAAGAAGACGATGGCGGACGACAGCGAGTTTGTCGTCTTCTGCGGTGTCGGTTTTATGGGACAGAGCGTTAAGGTGCTCAGCCCCGAAAAACGGGTCGTTATGCCGAAGATCGCCTGTTGTGCCATGGCCCGGATGATCGACAGCCTCTACTTCGACGAATCGGTCAAAAAAATGGAAGAGGCGGGCATCGCCGAAACGAACATTCTGCCGATCACCTATATCAACTCCAACGCAGACGTCAAAGCCAAGGTCGGCAAGATGGGCGGGATGGTCTGTACGAGCTCCAATGCGAAAACGATTATCGAAACGGCGTTGGAAGAGGGCAAGAAGATCCTCTTCGTTCCCGACCGCTGCCTGGGGCAGAACATCGCCAACATGATGGGGCTCAAATCCGCCGTCATCGGGATTGACGACAACCTCTCAGACGCCGACATCATCTGTTACGACGGCTTCTGTTCGGTCCACCAGCTCTTCAGCGTCGACGACATCCGCTTCTACCGCAAGAAGTACCCGGGGATCCTCATCGCCGTCCACCCCGAATGCGACCCCGCGATCGTCGCCGAAGCCGACTTCACGGGCTCGACCTCGCAGCTGATCAAGTATATCGCCGAACTCCCGGAGGATCAGAAAGTCGCCGTCGGCACCGAGTTCAATCTCGTCAACCGCCTGCGTCCCAAGAACACCTACGTCCTCTCGTCGACGAAGCCGGAGTGCCCGACGATGAACGAAACGACCCTCGAAGACCTCTACAATACCCTCAAATCGATCGACGAGGGCGAACCGATCAACGAGATCCATGTGGACGAAGAGACGCGCAAATGGGCCAAGGTCGCCCTTGATCGGATGATGGCGCTGTGA